A stretch of DNA from Pirellulales bacterium:
TGCGGGTGAGATAACCCGAGTCGGCCGTCTTGAGCGCCGTGTCGGCCAAACCCTTGCGGGCGCCGTGAGTGGAGCTGAAGTACTCCAGCACGGTGAGCCCCTCGCGGAAGTTGGCCTTGATCGGCGTTTCGATAATCTTGCCGGACGGCTTGGCCATCAAACCGCGCATGCCCGCCAATTGGCGAATCTGCTCGACGCCGCCGCGGGCGCCGGAGTGGGCCATGAGGAAGATCGGATTGACGTAGCCATCGCTGCGGTAGTCGGTTTCCAGCTCGGCCATCATCTCGGTGGTGATGCGTTCGCGGGCGTGGGTCCAGGCGTCGAGAATCTGGTTGTAACGCTCACCCTCGGTGATCACGCCGCGTTGGTACAGCTTGTGAATCTTGAGGACGTTCTTTTCCGCCTCGGCGATGATCTTGGCCTTGGTGGGGGGGGTGATCAGATCATCGGTGGCGAACGACAAACCGCTCTGGGTGCTCCAGCGGAAACCCATGTGGTTCATTTCGTCGAGCAGATCGATGGTCTTGCGGCGACCCAGCATTTGGTAGCAGTCGGAGATGACCTTCGACAACTCGCTGGACCGCATCGGAATGTTGTAAAACGGCATGCCCTGCGGCAGGTGCATGTTGAAGATCACGCGGCCCACCGTGGTGGTGATGATCTGGCCTGGCGGTGCCGGCTCGGCGTCTCCCTCGGTCTTCAGCCGCCGTGTTGGCGGCAGCTTGACGCGAATCTTGGCGTGCGTGTGCACCACGCCCAGCGAGTGCGCTAGCTGCACCTCGTTGAGCGAGCTGAAGACCATGTTGTCGCCCTTGGCGACCGGGACGCCCATGGTCATGTAGTAGCAACCCATCACGATGTCTTGCGAGGGGCTGATGATCGGCGCGCCGTTGGCGGGGCTGAAGATGTTGTTGGTCGACATCAGCAGCGTGTGCGCCTCGACCTGGGCCTCGATCGATAGCGGCAAATGCACCGCCATCTGGTCGCCGTCGAAGTCGGCGTTGAAGCCTTTGCACACCAGCGGATGCAACTTGATCGCGTTGCCTTCGACCAGCACCGGCTCAAAGGCCTGAATGCCCATGCGGTGCAAGGTGGGAGCGCGATTGAGCATCACGGGATGATTGTGAATCACCTCTTCGAGGATATCCCAGACTTCCTCGTCTTTGCGCTCGAGCATCTTCTTGGCGCTCTTGATCGTGTCGGCGTGACCAAGCTCGCGCAAGCGGCGGATGATGAACGGTTGATACAGCTCCAGCGCGATCTTTTTGGGCAGGCCGCACTGGTGCAGTCGCAGGCTCGGACCCACCACGATGACGCTGCGCGCCGAGTAGTCAACGCGTTTGCCGAGCAGGTTTTCGCGGAAGCGCCCTTGCTTGCCCTTGATCATGTCGGTGAGCGACTTGAGCGGGCGATTGCTGGAGCCGAGCACCGGTCGCTTGCAGCGGTTGTTGTCGAACAGCGCGTCGACCGATTGCTGCAACATGCGCTTCTCGTTGCGAATAATGACCTCGGGGGCGTTGAGGTCGACCAGCTTCTTGAGGCGGTTGTTGCGGTTGATGATACGACGATACAAGTCGTTCAGATCGCTGGTGGCAAAGTTGCCGGAATCCAACAGCACCAGCGGGCGCAGATCGGGGGGAATCACCGGAATGACGTCGAGCACCATCCACTCGGGGCGGTTGTCGCTATCGCGAATCGACTCGACGATCTTGAGTCGGTTGATGTAGTCCTTTTGCTTTTGCTTGGAGCCGGTCTCGTTGAGCGCCACGCGCAGATCCTTGGAGAGCTGCACCAGCTCGAGCTTCATCAGCAGCTTGCGCACCGCCTCGGCGCCCATGTCGGCTTCAAATGAGCCTTCGCCGTATTGCTCGCGGGCGCTGCGGTACTCCTCTTCGGTGAGAAGCTGACGCTCCTTCAGCGGCGTGTCCTTGGGATCGATGACGACGTAGTCTTGAAAGTAGATCACCTTTTCCATGCTGGTGGTCTTCATGTCGAGCAAATTACCCAACCGGCTGGGCATCGCCTTGAAGAACCAGATATGCACGACCGGGGCCGCCAGTTCGATGTGGCCCATCCGCTTGCGGCGCACGCGGCTGTGCGTGATCTTCACGCCGCAGCGATCGCAGATCATGCCCTTGTACTTCATGCCGCGGTATTTGCCGCAGGCGCATTCCCAGTCTTTTTCCGGGCCAAAGATGCGCTCGCAGAACAAGCCGTCTTTTTCAGGACGGTAGGTGCGATAGTTGATCGTTTCGGGCTTCTTCACCTCGCCGAACGACCAGCTACGAATGTCGTGCGGGCGCGCGAGGCTGATTTTGACGGAGGCGTAGTCGTTGATGCGATCGTAAGAGCCTTCGGCGATACTCACTGATATTCTCCTGGGAGGGAGTTCACCTTGCGGTGGCGTGTTCGGTAGGTAGTGGCAAGGGGACGGTACGACTAAACGCGGCGCTTTTCCAACTGCATGTTGAGGGCCAGTCCACGGATTTCGTTGGTGAGCACGTCGAAGCTCGCCGGCGTGCCGGCCTCGAGCGTGTTCTCGCCCTTGACCATCGATTCGTAAATCTTGGTGCGGCCTTCGACGTCGTCGCTCTTGACGGTGAGCAGTTCTTGCAGGATGTACGCGGCGCCGTAGGCTTCCAGCGCCCAGACTTCCATTTCGCCAAAGCGCTGGCCGCCAAACCGCGCCTTGCCGCCCAACGGCTGCTGAGTAATGAGCGAGTAAGGACCGGTCGATCGGGCGTGCACCTTGTCGTCGACCAGGTGGTGCAGCTTCATCATGTAGATGTAGCCCACCGTGGTTTCTTGCTCCATCGGCTCGCCGGTGCGGCCATCGTAGAGTCGCGACTTGCCGTGCTTGGGCAGCTTGGCCACGTCGAGACACTCGTTGATTTCGCCTTCGCTGGCGCCGTCGAACACTGGCGTAATCGCCTGAAAGCCGAGCTTGGCGCCCGCCCAACCGAGGTGCGTTTCGAGAATCTGACCCACGTTCATACGGCTAGGCACGCCGAGCGGGTTGAGCATGATCTGCAGCGAAGTGCCATCGGCCAGAAACGGCATATCCTCGCGGGGCAGGATTTTGGCCACCACGCCTTTGTTGCCGTGCCGGCCGGCCATTTTGTCGCCCACGCTCACCACGCGCTTGGTGGCGATGTAGACCTTGACCATTTGCAGCACGCCGCTGCGCAGCTCGTCGCCGCGCTTCATCGAGTTGAGCTTGCGGTCGCGCTCGTCGATGGCCAGCTCCACTTGCGGCCACATCGTCTTATAGAGCTTTTCCACATCCGCTTTACGCTGCGGACTGCGGATTTCGATGTTGTCCAAGCGGAACCGGCCCGCCTGCTCGGCCACGAACTTGGACTCTTGGTCGCGCACCATGGCGTTGCCGTCTTCGTCGGTGAGCTGACGCTGGAGCACCTTTTCGATCTCGCCCACCATCTCGCCAAAGATCTGGGCGATCTTGCTGTTGCCTTCGGCCTCGGCGTCTTTGAGGGCCTTTTCGAACTGCCGGCGCTCGTCGTCCGAAAGGCTCATGCGGCGCGAGAACTTTTGCGTGTCGATCACGATTCCCTCGACGCCCGAGGGCACTTCGAGCGAATCGTTCTTCACGTCTTCGCCGGCGCGGCCAAAGATGGCGTGCAGCAGCTTTTCTTCCGGCGTCAGCTCGGTCTTGCTCTTGGGAGACACCTTACCGACCAGGATATCGCCCGGCCGCACATAAGTGCCGATCTGCACAATGCCGCTCTCATCGAGATTGCGCAGCGCCTTTTCGCTGACATTGGGAATATCGCGGGTGAATTCTTCGCGGCCCAGCTT
This window harbors:
- the rpoC gene encoding DNA-directed RNA polymerase subunit beta' is translated as MSIAEGSYDRINDYASVKISLARPHDIRSWSFGEVKKPETINYRTYRPEKDGLFCERIFGPEKDWECACGKYRGMKYKGMICDRCGVKITHSRVRRKRMGHIELAAPVVHIWFFKAMPSRLGNLLDMKTTSMEKVIYFQDYVVIDPKDTPLKERQLLTEEEYRSAREQYGEGSFEADMGAEAVRKLLMKLELVQLSKDLRVALNETGSKQKQKDYINRLKIVESIRDSDNRPEWMVLDVIPVIPPDLRPLVLLDSGNFATSDLNDLYRRIINRNNRLKKLVDLNAPEVIIRNEKRMLQQSVDALFDNNRCKRPVLGSSNRPLKSLTDMIKGKQGRFRENLLGKRVDYSARSVIVVGPSLRLHQCGLPKKIALELYQPFIIRRLRELGHADTIKSAKKMLERKDEEVWDILEEVIHNHPVMLNRAPTLHRMGIQAFEPVLVEGNAIKLHPLVCKGFNADFDGDQMAVHLPLSIEAQVEAHTLLMSTNNIFSPANGAPIISPSQDIVMGCYYMTMGVPVAKGDNMVFSSLNEVQLAHSLGVVHTHAKIRVKLPPTRRLKTEGDAEPAPPGQIITTTVGRVIFNMHLPQGMPFYNIPMRSSELSKVISDCYQMLGRRKTIDLLDEMNHMGFRWSTQSGLSFATDDLITPPTKAKIIAEAEKNVLKIHKLYQRGVITEGERYNQILDAWTHARERITTEMMAELETDYRSDGYVNPIFLMAHSGARGGVEQIRQLAGMRGLMAKPSGKIIETPIKANFREGLTVLEYFSSTHGARKGLADTALKTADSGYLTRKLADVAQNVVITMHDCGTTQGITKGVIYRGEKVEVRLADSIRGRVSRQNIVNPITDEVIVGENDLITAEVARRIEELGLERIQVRSAMTCDASLGVCRLCYGMDLSTGSLVEEGMAVGIIAAQSIGEPGTQLTMRTFHIGGTAARAVEESELRSKKAGAVQCTRLKVVRNDQGQQIVLSRNGEIVILDPKGRELEKYEIPAGATLLVEENQEVQPGTVLCQWDPHSIPILGEVGGRVRFEDIIEGETMRAEKDPSGHVRRMIMEHKGDLHPQIILEDTSGKILDFYYLPEKANLEVEEGQLISPGTLLAKQAREVSGTQDITGGLPRVTEIFEARKPKDPAVIAEIDGTVELLGERRRGKRTIIVRSESGIEREHLVSHGKHLRVHAGDFVRAGEALVDGPLVPHDILRISGEEAVQQYLTREIQNVYRSQRVEINDKHIEIIVAQMLRKVKIESVGDTSLLPGSIMDKFEFRAANQKLQQCVRISEKGDGDFEVGAIVPKDALEQVNAQIETLGGENVRGARPKPATASTQLLGITKAAVQSASFISAASFQETTKVLTEAALAGKVDKLVGLKENVILGHLIPAGTGFRSYQESEVRIRPEALQAIAAEKSSLLEREFPLLADGAETDNGQKSTAGDGTAALEAIFRGAEPQPGANP